Proteins encoded in a region of the Haloglomus salinum genome:
- a CDS encoding dihydrolipoyl dehydrogenase yields MADFEMLVIGGGTGNNVAAAAADAGLETALVEPDKLGGTCLNRGCNPSKMLIQAANAANAVRDAEKFHVDTTLDGVDHGTITGEMDDLLSGIAADMEARYREKEHLTLFDEYTEFADERTVELGGEEVTADRVVVATGSRPIVPPIGGLTDTDYLTSQEALYLDEAPDSLVILGGGYIAVELGYALDALGTDVTIVEMMDSLVPREDGAVAEAFTDIAAERHDVYTGHRVTAVEGGSTKTVHAETEAGDEIAVEGDEVLVALGRRPNSDQLDLEAAGIETDDNGFIVTDDYLGTTAENVWAQGDVADNAMFKHSGDYETDHVVANAVHGQQRALDLSAMPHVIFTEPQIGGVGATEEELAEAGTEYVVGRAAYADSAMGRAKKLEDGFAKVLAAPDGELLGCHVIGYEASTLLHEAVVAMRNGVTVPKLADTIHAHPTLNKVMVAAFRDASAE; encoded by the coding sequence ATGGCCGACTTCGAGATGCTCGTCATCGGTGGCGGTACCGGCAACAACGTCGCGGCGGCAGCAGCGGACGCGGGACTGGAGACGGCACTCGTCGAGCCCGACAAGCTCGGCGGCACCTGTCTCAACCGCGGCTGCAACCCGTCGAAGATGCTCATCCAGGCCGCGAACGCGGCGAACGCGGTCCGGGACGCCGAGAAGTTCCACGTCGACACGACGCTCGACGGCGTAGACCACGGCACCATCACCGGCGAGATGGACGACCTGCTGTCGGGCATCGCCGCCGACATGGAGGCCCGCTACCGCGAGAAGGAGCACCTCACCCTGTTCGACGAGTACACGGAGTTCGCCGACGAGCGGACCGTCGAACTGGGCGGCGAGGAGGTCACGGCCGACCGGGTCGTCGTCGCGACCGGGAGCCGCCCCATCGTCCCGCCCATCGGCGGCCTCACCGACACGGACTACCTGACGAGTCAGGAGGCACTCTACCTGGACGAGGCCCCCGACAGCCTCGTCATCCTCGGCGGCGGCTACATCGCGGTCGAACTGGGCTACGCACTCGACGCGCTCGGGACGGACGTGACCATCGTGGAGATGATGGACTCGCTGGTCCCCCGCGAGGACGGCGCGGTCGCCGAGGCGTTCACCGACATCGCCGCCGAGCGCCACGACGTGTACACGGGCCACCGCGTGACCGCGGTCGAGGGCGGCTCGACGAAGACGGTCCACGCCGAGACCGAAGCCGGCGACGAGATTGCCGTCGAGGGAGACGAGGTGCTGGTCGCGCTCGGTCGGCGCCCGAACAGCGACCAGCTCGACCTCGAAGCGGCGGGTATCGAAACCGACGACAACGGGTTCATCGTGACCGACGACTACCTGGGAACGACGGCCGAGAACGTCTGGGCACAGGGTGACGTGGCGGACAACGCGATGTTCAAGCACTCCGGCGACTACGAGACCGACCACGTCGTCGCCAACGCGGTCCATGGCCAGCAGCGGGCGCTGGACCTGTCGGCGATGCCCCACGTCATCTTCACGGAGCCGCAGATCGGCGGCGTCGGCGCCACCGAGGAGGAACTGGCAGAGGCCGGCACCGAGTACGTCGTCGGCCGGGCGGCGTACGCGGATTCGGCGATGGGTCGGGCGAAGAAGCTGGAGGACGGCTTCGCGAAGGTGCTGGCGGCGCCCGACGGCGAACTGCTGGGCTGTCACGTCATCGGCTACGAGGCCTCGACGCTGCTGCACGAGGCCGTCGTGGCGATGCGGAACGGCGTCACCGTCCCCAAACTGGCCGACACCATCCACGCCCACCCGACGCTGAACAAGGTGATGGTGGCTGCCTTCCGGGACGCGTCCGCCGAGTAA